Proteins encoded by one window of Modestobacter marinus:
- a CDS encoding cupin domain-containing protein, whose amino-acid sequence MEEATGGRRPDEDLDADVEHAGHPVEEPAEDAGLAHLYHSNKNRTFVRAIQGDYGLNKELERLRSMPRVQKASEIKFVDGPQAYSRHYVEPKDGITQTFHLHLEEYGPGGKSQKHGHVNEAAFYILDGVGYEVHDGIRYDWEAGDVAIVHNNCVHQHFNGDPDRPARALVIKTKPMYLFMNMLFQKQVEPRQTEPAPGGVGYVVREEEDDFNHPAEGY is encoded by the coding sequence ATGGAGGAAGCAACGGGCGGACGACGCCCGGACGAGGACCTCGACGCGGACGTCGAGCACGCGGGGCACCCGGTGGAGGAGCCGGCCGAGGACGCCGGGCTGGCACACCTCTACCACTCGAACAAGAACCGGACGTTCGTCCGGGCGATCCAGGGTGACTACGGGCTGAACAAGGAGCTCGAGCGGCTCCGCTCGATGCCACGCGTGCAGAAGGCGAGCGAGATCAAGTTCGTCGACGGACCGCAGGCGTACAGCCGACACTACGTGGAACCCAAGGACGGCATCACCCAGACCTTCCACCTGCACCTCGAGGAGTACGGGCCGGGCGGGAAGTCGCAGAAGCACGGACACGTGAACGAGGCGGCGTTCTACATCCTGGACGGCGTCGGCTACGAGGTGCACGACGGCATCCGCTACGACTGGGAGGCCGGCGACGTCGCCATCGTGCACAACAACTGCGTCCACCAGCATTTCAACGGCGACCCCGACCGCCCGGCTCGCGCACTGGTCATCAAGACCAAGCCGATGTACCTGTTCATGAACATGCTCTTCCAGAAGCAGGTCGAACCCCGGCAGACCGAGCCTGCGCCCGGCGGCGTCGGTTACGTGGTCCGCGAAGAGGAAGACGACTTCAACCACCCGGCGGAGGGGTACTGA
- a CDS encoding ABC transporter substrate-binding protein: MYAEIGELTGSERRDRLVELAAEEGNALSIYTSLNADIADIVVPEFEEEFGIDVDLYRADSETILQRILQESSAQFAGADVVETNATELAVIANEGLTGDYQGEQRDKVNEDFQYEGWTPTRFNIFAPAWNTNAVAGDLVPTTWEDLADPKYDGILSLEVGDYDWYMTLYGYFQDQGMSDADIDAMFAAMVDGAKIAKGHSGQVELLSAGEFGVVAASYTYLTEKARATGAPVDDQPFVEPVVARANGGGVMRASEHPATAMLFMDWYLEDGQQVLLDNGLTPSVMPDGSDPLAGLEVQPVDVQQLLDEGAEWSDRYAEVVRGGEQLPEN, encoded by the coding sequence GTGTACGCCGAGATCGGTGAGCTCACCGGCTCCGAGCGACGGGACCGCCTGGTCGAGCTCGCCGCGGAGGAGGGCAACGCCCTCTCCATCTACACCTCGCTGAACGCCGACATCGCCGACATCGTCGTGCCGGAGTTCGAGGAGGAGTTCGGCATCGACGTCGATCTCTACCGCGCCGACTCGGAGACCATCTTGCAGCGCATCCTGCAGGAGAGCTCCGCGCAGTTCGCGGGCGCCGATGTCGTCGAGACCAACGCCACCGAGCTCGCGGTCATCGCCAACGAGGGCCTCACCGGCGACTACCAGGGCGAGCAGCGCGACAAGGTCAACGAGGACTTCCAGTACGAGGGGTGGACCCCCACCCGGTTCAACATCTTCGCCCCGGCGTGGAACACCAACGCGGTGGCCGGGGATCTCGTCCCGACCACCTGGGAGGACCTCGCCGACCCGAAGTACGACGGCATCCTCTCGCTGGAGGTCGGTGACTACGACTGGTACATGACCCTCTACGGGTACTTCCAGGACCAGGGCATGTCCGACGCGGACATCGATGCGATGTTCGCCGCGATGGTGGACGGCGCCAAGATCGCCAAGGGCCACTCAGGTCAGGTGGAGCTGCTCTCGGCCGGCGAGTTCGGCGTCGTCGCTGCCTCCTACACCTACCTCACCGAGAAGGCCCGGGCCACGGGCGCCCCGGTGGACGACCAGCCCTTCGTCGAGCCGGTCGTGGCCCGGGCCAACGGCGGTGGCGTCATGCGGGCCAGCGAGCACCCGGCCACCGCCATGCTCTTCATGGACTGGTACCTCGAGGACGGCCAGCAGGTGCTCCTGGACAACGGCCTCACCCCGTCGGTGATGCCGGACGGCTCCGACCCGCTGGCCGGGCTGGAGGTCCAGCCGGTGGACGTCCAGCAGCTCCTCGACGAGGGCGCCGAGTGGTCGGACCGCTACGCCGAGGTCGTCCGCGGCGGCGAGCAGCTCCCGGAGAACTGA
- a CDS encoding MFS transporter → MTSSRSRVGRQTLLARTGRSLRHPNYRRFISGHAVSVIGTWMQRVAQDWLVLELTGSPVAIGTATALQFLPTLLFGVWGGVLVDRFDRWKLIIGTQVASAVLAAALAVTTLTGATTLGLVYVMATLLGLVTVIDSPARQAFVTDLVPVPDYVNAQALNSTIHNTGRLIGPAVAGLVISTAGAGTAFAVNAVSFLAVLIGLARIDRSALHRTARLARGRGQAREGLRYAWHHRELRACLFLVAVVGVFGQNFRVILPVTATEVLDGDAATYGYLTAALGLGAVLGALGAASSEQVTGRRLLLWTVLFGVVNLAMALAGQLPVALAVLAAVGVANILFNTVARSLLQVHSTPEMQGRVMALHGLLFLGTTPIGAPLLGWICATAGSAVGFLVAGGSALLAAVAAARQLRRSTGSGAAQPSTATAAPDPAPELPATDARPDPRAPLASTPRRLFADRVRRQRPAR, encoded by the coding sequence GTGACCTCCTCTCGCAGCCGCGTGGGCCGCCAGACCCTCCTCGCCCGTACCGGCCGCTCGCTGCGGCACCCGAACTACCGCCGGTTCATCAGCGGACATGCGGTGAGCGTCATCGGCACCTGGATGCAACGGGTCGCGCAGGACTGGCTGGTCCTGGAGCTGACCGGCAGCCCGGTCGCCATCGGGACGGCCACCGCCCTGCAGTTCCTGCCCACCCTGCTGTTCGGCGTGTGGGGTGGCGTCCTGGTCGACCGGTTCGACCGCTGGAAGCTCATCATCGGCACCCAGGTCGCCAGCGCCGTCCTCGCAGCGGCGCTGGCCGTCACCACGCTCACCGGCGCCACGACCCTCGGGCTGGTCTACGTCATGGCCACCCTGCTGGGCCTGGTGACGGTCATCGACTCCCCGGCCCGCCAGGCGTTCGTCACCGATCTGGTGCCCGTGCCCGACTACGTCAACGCCCAGGCGCTGAACTCGACCATCCACAACACCGGCCGGCTGATCGGTCCGGCCGTGGCCGGGCTGGTCATCTCCACCGCCGGCGCGGGGACGGCGTTCGCCGTCAACGCCGTCTCGTTCCTCGCCGTGCTGATCGGGTTGGCCCGGATCGACCGCTCAGCCCTGCACCGCACCGCACGACTGGCCCGCGGACGGGGTCAGGCCCGAGAGGGACTGCGGTACGCCTGGCACCACCGGGAGCTGCGCGCCTGCCTCTTCCTGGTCGCGGTGGTCGGCGTGTTCGGCCAGAACTTCCGGGTGATCCTGCCGGTCACCGCCACCGAGGTGCTCGACGGGGATGCTGCGACCTACGGGTACCTGACCGCAGCACTGGGCCTGGGCGCGGTGCTGGGCGCCCTGGGGGCGGCCTCGAGCGAGCAGGTGACCGGGCGCCGGCTCCTGCTGTGGACCGTCCTCTTCGGCGTGGTCAACCTGGCCATGGCGCTGGCCGGGCAGCTGCCCGTCGCACTGGCCGTCCTGGCAGCGGTGGGCGTCGCGAACATCCTGTTCAACACCGTGGCCCGGTCGCTCCTGCAGGTGCACAGCACCCCGGAGATGCAGGGTCGGGTGATGGCCCTGCACGGGCTGCTGTTCCTGGGCACGACCCCCATCGGGGCGCCACTGCTCGGCTGGATCTGCGCGACTGCCGGGTCCGCTGTCGGTTTTCTCGTCGCCGGCGGCTCGGCGCTGCTCGCAGCCGTGGCTGCCGCCCGGCAGCTGCGGCGCAGCACGGGGTCCGGCGCCGCTCAGCCCAGCACCGCGACAGCAGCACCCGACCCGGCACCCGAGCTGCCGGCGACGGACGCCCGCCCTGATCCTCGAGCCCCTCTGGCCTCAACCCCCCGGCGCCTCTTCGCCGACAGGGTGCGCCGGCAGCGCCCAGCCCGCTGA
- a CDS encoding cupin domain-containing protein: protein MAWSESKAWVAGADNAPLYANLLQEATEAPERNAGRRKVLKPTDMPWEMSRQGLLKHLLNEDLDTRMETVDAYMQIIPAGSRSGKHRHLAEECLYVLEGRGYDLHQDCDVEITDTYFWKPQEEVKRFEWEAGDVIYVPPNTIHQHFNADPDRPVRLISAINRIYKQCGLNDLEQLEDAPEYDPSVVLDGDRIREYLRAR, encoded by the coding sequence ATGGCCTGGTCCGAGTCGAAGGCCTGGGTAGCGGGTGCCGACAACGCCCCGCTCTACGCCAACCTGCTGCAGGAGGCCACCGAGGCGCCCGAGCGCAACGCCGGCCGGCGCAAGGTCCTCAAGCCCACGGACATGCCGTGGGAGATGTCCCGGCAAGGTCTGCTCAAGCACCTGCTCAACGAGGACCTCGACACCCGCATGGAGACCGTCGACGCCTACATGCAGATCATCCCGGCGGGCAGCCGCTCCGGGAAGCACCGGCACCTGGCCGAGGAGTGTCTCTACGTCCTCGAGGGCCGGGGCTACGACCTGCACCAGGACTGCGACGTGGAGATCACCGACACCTACTTCTGGAAGCCCCAGGAGGAGGTCAAGCGCTTCGAGTGGGAGGCCGGCGACGTCATCTACGTGCCGCCGAACACCATCCACCAGCACTTCAACGCAGATCCCGACCGGCCAGTGCGGCTGATCTCGGCGATCAACCGGATCTACAAGCAGTGCGGGCTCAACGACCTCGAGCAACTCGAGGACGCCCCCGAGTACGACCCGTCGGTGGTCCTCGACGGGGACAGGATCCGCGAGTACCTGCGCGCTCGCTGA
- a CDS encoding NAD(P)-dependent oxidoreductase yields the protein MTEPATQLVGVVSPGEMGAALGAALARGGAQVLVTTAGRSPRTAGLAAAAGLELVADLDEVVRRAPVLLSVVPPQHARAVADDLVGRAGRLGVRPLLADLNAVSPAEVADIAARAVAAGIDVVDGAVSGAPPVSGRPDARVLLSGPAAARVAALPWTSVVVQVVGTAVGAASAAKMCTGAVRKGVTALVINSLLTAAENGVLDEVEAELRRVLRRDPLAEAGLAASKAWRFVPEMEAVAETQRAAGLDPATYRAIADIYRRTARGSLAERRPEGVDRDALDDPGGRSARAAAVVAGLRARPRGDEGEGPR from the coding sequence GTGACCGAGCCGGCGACGCAGCTGGTGGGGGTGGTGTCGCCCGGCGAGATGGGCGCCGCGCTCGGCGCTGCGCTGGCCCGTGGGGGGGCGCAGGTGCTGGTCACCACGGCCGGGCGCAGCCCGCGGACCGCCGGTCTGGCCGCCGCCGCCGGGCTGGAGCTGGTCGCCGATCTCGACGAGGTCGTGCGGCGCGCACCGGTGCTGCTGTCGGTCGTCCCTCCCCAGCACGCCCGCGCGGTCGCCGATGACCTGGTCGGGCGGGCCGGCCGGCTCGGCGTCCGGCCACTACTGGCCGACCTCAACGCCGTCTCACCGGCCGAGGTCGCGGACATCGCCGCCCGCGCTGTGGCTGCTGGGATCGACGTCGTCGATGGCGCGGTCTCCGGCGCACCGCCGGTGTCCGGTCGCCCCGACGCCCGGGTGCTGCTCTCCGGCCCGGCCGCGGCAAGGGTCGCCGCCCTGCCCTGGACCAGCGTCGTGGTCCAGGTGGTCGGGACGGCGGTGGGCGCGGCGTCCGCGGCCAAGATGTGCACCGGCGCGGTGCGCAAGGGGGTCACCGCACTGGTGATCAACTCCCTGCTCACCGCCGCCGAGAACGGCGTGCTCGACGAGGTCGAGGCAGAGTTGCGTCGCGTGCTGCGCCGCGATCCGCTGGCCGAGGCCGGGCTGGCTGCCAGCAAGGCGTGGCGGTTCGTGCCCGAGATGGAAGCGGTTGCCGAGACCCAGCGTGCCGCTGGTCTCGATCCGGCGACCTACCGGGCCATCGCCGACATCTACCGGCGGACCGCGCGGGGCTCGCTGGCCGAGCGGCGCCCCGAGGGCGTCGACCGCGACGCCCTCGACGACCCCGGCGGGCGATCGGCGCGTGCGGCGGCGGTGGTCGCCGGGCTGCGGGCGCGGCCTCGCGGCGACGAGGGAGAGGGGCCCCGATGA
- a CDS encoding NAD(P)-dependent oxidoreductase produces the protein MTQSTRPTRSSRGDLPPGVGVVGLGAMGGPIARHLAGARVPTVVVDLDPAAVAAAVAVGATAVHEAAAVAEAAGTVIVVVATDDQLREVLTGRRGVYSAARPGSVVLLSSSALPETCRELAAAAPPGVSVLDAALTGGVRAAEAGELTLLVGGDAEALDAVRPVLTPWTSAVHLLGDVGAGQVGKTVNNLVHWAQISALGQALELGRRLGGDVPRLRAALQDSPTDSRTLREMHEMRFTWFEKDIANAERMAAGTGVELTMTQTALAFMRTFDIAAARRLLDGDDPGLYSRV, from the coding sequence GTGACCCAGTCCACCCGCCCGACTCGAAGCTCCCGTGGCGATCTCCCACCCGGCGTGGGCGTCGTCGGGCTCGGCGCCATGGGGGGCCCGATCGCCCGCCACCTGGCCGGCGCCCGGGTGCCCACGGTGGTCGTCGACCTCGACCCGGCGGCCGTCGCGGCCGCTGTCGCGGTGGGCGCCACGGCCGTCCACGAGGCGGCCGCTGTCGCGGAGGCGGCCGGGACGGTCATCGTGGTGGTGGCCACCGACGACCAGTTGCGCGAGGTGCTCACCGGTCGGCGCGGCGTCTACAGCGCCGCTCGGCCGGGCAGCGTGGTCCTGCTGTCCAGCTCGGCACTGCCGGAGACCTGTCGTGAGCTCGCTGCCGCGGCCCCGCCGGGCGTGAGCGTGCTCGACGCAGCCCTGACCGGCGGGGTGCGCGCCGCCGAGGCGGGGGAGCTCACCCTGCTGGTCGGTGGGGACGCCGAAGCGCTGGACGCCGTCCGACCGGTGCTGACCCCTTGGACCTCCGCCGTCCACCTACTGGGCGACGTGGGTGCCGGGCAGGTCGGCAAGACGGTGAACAACCTCGTGCACTGGGCGCAGATCTCCGCTCTCGGTCAGGCACTCGAACTCGGCCGACGGCTGGGCGGCGACGTCCCCCGGCTCCGGGCGGCGTTGCAGGACAGCCCGACCGACAGCCGGACGCTGCGCGAGATGCACGAGATGCGCTTCACCTGGTTCGAGAAGGACATCGCCAACGCCGAGCGGATGGCCGCCGGCACCGGGGTGGAGCTCACCATGACGCAGACCGCGCTGGCCTTCATGCGCACCTTCGACATCGCTGCCGCCCGCCGTCTCCTCGATGGCGACGACCCGGGCCTTTACAGCCGAGTGTGA
- a CDS encoding FAD-dependent monooxygenase, whose protein sequence is MPPRRQVVIVGGGPVGVALALALGLRGISCAVIERRTELSSIPKGQGLSQRSVEHFARWGLADQLRAARAMPPGHPIGQVTVYRDLRSDFWHAAAARELVAPFYAQANERLPQYRTEEVLRRRLAELPDVDVHLGWQATEVHQHADGVRVVATRDGAELELVGDYVVGCDGGRSIVREQADIPRSGTDFDELVALVVFRSKEFHQALERFPARSTYRVMHPDLKGYWMFFGRVDVGEEFFFHGPVPPGTTTENFDFAAFLHQAAGFPFESTIDHVGFWDLRVQVADEYRRGRAFIAGDAAHTHPPYGGFGLNNGLEDAVNLGWKLAAVLDGWGGPALLDSYSPERQAVFRDVGEEIIGGWIREDRAVLEEYSPETDREEFERAFAEVAAGFGKRLRHFEPNYEGSSVVLGPPGGVNSGLGTHSFQARPGHHLAPQPSSAGGTVFDALGPDFTLLALDAGDDAVAAFSEAAAEAGVPLTVVQDTFDGGREAYGSRLVLVRPDQFVVWTGDTVPADVGRVLSRVTGRG, encoded by the coding sequence ATGCCCCCACGCCGCCAGGTCGTCATCGTGGGCGGAGGGCCCGTCGGCGTCGCCCTCGCCCTCGCCCTCGGACTACGCGGGATCTCGTGCGCCGTCATCGAGCGGCGGACCGAGCTGTCCAGCATCCCCAAGGGCCAGGGCCTGAGTCAGCGTTCGGTCGAGCACTTCGCCCGCTGGGGCCTCGCCGACCAGCTGCGCGCCGCGCGGGCGATGCCGCCGGGCCACCCGATCGGCCAGGTCACCGTCTACCGGGACCTGCGCAGCGACTTCTGGCACGCCGCCGCGGCCCGTGAACTGGTCGCCCCGTTCTATGCGCAGGCGAACGAGCGGCTGCCGCAGTACCGCACCGAGGAGGTGCTGCGCCGCCGGCTGGCCGAACTCCCGGACGTCGACGTCCACCTGGGGTGGCAGGCGACCGAGGTGCACCAGCACGCGGACGGCGTCCGGGTGGTCGCGACCAGGGACGGCGCGGAGCTGGAGCTGGTGGGCGACTACGTGGTGGGCTGCGACGGCGGCCGTTCGATCGTCCGGGAGCAGGCCGACATCCCACGCAGCGGGACCGACTTCGACGAGCTCGTCGCGCTGGTGGTCTTCCGGTCGAAGGAGTTCCACCAGGCTCTGGAGCGCTTCCCGGCGCGGTCGACCTACCGGGTGATGCACCCGGACCTGAAGGGCTACTGGATGTTCTTCGGCCGGGTCGACGTGGGTGAGGAGTTCTTCTTCCACGGCCCGGTGCCGCCGGGCACGACGACCGAGAACTTCGACTTCGCCGCGTTCCTGCACCAGGCGGCGGGCTTCCCGTTCGAGAGCACCATCGACCACGTCGGGTTCTGGGACCTGCGCGTCCAGGTGGCCGACGAGTACCGGCGGGGACGCGCGTTCATCGCCGGCGACGCCGCGCACACCCACCCGCCGTACGGCGGCTTCGGCTTGAACAACGGACTGGAGGACGCGGTCAACCTCGGCTGGAAGCTGGCCGCCGTGCTCGATGGCTGGGGCGGCCCGGCCCTGCTGGACTCCTACAGCCCGGAGCGCCAGGCGGTCTTCCGGGACGTCGGCGAGGAGATCATCGGCGGCTGGATCCGCGAGGACCGGGCAGTGCTGGAGGAGTACAGCCCCGAAACCGACCGCGAGGAGTTCGAGCGGGCGTTCGCCGAGGTCGCGGCGGGCTTCGGGAAGCGGCTGCGCCACTTCGAGCCGAACTACGAGGGCTCCTCCGTGGTCCTCGGCCCGCCCGGGGGCGTGAACAGCGGACTCGGGACCCACTCGTTCCAGGCGCGACCCGGGCACCACCTCGCGCCGCAGCCGTCCTCAGCCGGGGGCACCGTGTTCGACGCGCTGGGCCCGGACTTCACCCTGCTCGCCCTCGACGCCGGCGACGACGCGGTGGCTGCCTTCAGCGAGGCCGCCGCGGAGGCCGGGGTGCCGCTGACGGTCGTCCAGGACACCTTCGACGGGGGCCGGGAGGCCTACGGGTCCCGACTGGTGCTCGTGCGTCCTGACCAGTTCGTCGTCTGGACCGGCGACACGGTGCCCGCCGACGTCGGCCGGGTGCTGAGCCGGGTGACCGGCCGGGGTTGA
- a CDS encoding ABC transporter permease: protein MRPRTLVAIAVTVVVGYLALVPMGYLLWTTFTDAEGFSLGGFSRAYGSDRIGSLVGNSLWFAFGSALLSLAVGTALAYFNVRTDVPFKALFFAASIIPLIIPGILYTIAWIFLASPSIGLLNSLLEPIFGEGTINVFTIWGMIWVEGLHLSPIAFLFMVAAFRSTDPSLEESSLMSGATRVQTFRRVTLPLVRPALLSAALIMLVRSLESFEVPALLGLQNGIYVFTSRIYEVLRTFPTDFAAAGALAVGLLAIAALGIWLSNRFSRGHGGGTITGKGFRPRPIDLGRWKPVVGLGILLYFFVTVLAPLLVLLYTALLPYYRPPSIEAFQSMSFDNFVAVFNLPTVPTALRNSLLLGAGSATIVMALMAIAAWVVVRSGIPGRRVLDHIAFSPLVIPGLVLGVAIAFVYLRSPLPIYGTLFILLIAYCTRYLPYGMRYAVSGMQTIGAELEESALVSGAGWWATFRRVLLPLIAPALLAGWVYIFVVSFRELSSSILLYTPGNEVLSISIWELYANARFGELSALGVLMVLILAVLVGVAYKIGASVGLKSD from the coding sequence ATGCGCCCCCGCACCCTGGTCGCCATCGCGGTGACGGTCGTCGTCGGATACCTCGCCCTGGTGCCCATGGGCTATCTGCTGTGGACGACCTTCACCGACGCGGAGGGTTTCAGCCTCGGCGGCTTCAGCCGCGCGTACGGCAGTGATCGCATCGGTTCGCTGGTCGGGAACTCCCTGTGGTTCGCCTTCGGTTCCGCCCTGCTCTCCCTGGCGGTCGGCACGGCGCTGGCCTACTTCAACGTGCGCACCGACGTGCCGTTCAAGGCGCTGTTCTTCGCCGCGTCGATCATCCCGCTCATCATCCCCGGGATCCTCTACACCATCGCCTGGATCTTCCTGGCCAGCCCGTCCATCGGGCTGCTGAACAGCCTGCTCGAGCCGATCTTCGGTGAGGGCACGATCAACGTCTTCACCATCTGGGGGATGATCTGGGTCGAGGGCCTGCACCTCTCCCCCATCGCCTTCCTCTTCATGGTGGCTGCATTCCGGTCGACGGACCCCTCCCTCGAGGAATCGTCACTGATGAGCGGGGCCACCCGCGTGCAGACCTTCCGGCGGGTGACGTTGCCGTTGGTCCGCCCCGCACTCCTGTCGGCGGCGCTGATCATGCTCGTCCGGAGCCTGGAGAGCTTCGAGGTACCGGCTCTGCTCGGCCTGCAGAACGGAATCTACGTCTTCACCAGTCGCATCTACGAGGTGCTGCGCACCTTCCCCACCGACTTCGCCGCGGCCGGGGCGCTCGCCGTCGGACTGCTCGCGATCGCCGCGCTCGGCATCTGGCTGTCCAACCGGTTCAGCCGTGGCCACGGCGGCGGCACGATCACCGGCAAGGGCTTCCGGCCCCGCCCGATCGACCTGGGTCGCTGGAAGCCGGTCGTCGGGCTGGGCATCCTGCTCTACTTCTTCGTCACCGTGCTGGCTCCCCTGCTGGTGCTGCTGTACACGGCGCTGCTGCCGTACTACCGGCCGCCGTCGATCGAGGCGTTCCAGTCGATGAGCTTCGACAACTTCGTCGCCGTGTTCAACCTGCCCACGGTGCCGACGGCGCTGCGCAACTCGCTCCTGCTGGGCGCCGGCTCGGCGACGATCGTGATGGCGCTGATGGCGATCGCCGCGTGGGTGGTCGTACGGTCGGGCATCCCGGGTCGCCGGGTCCTGGACCACATCGCGTTCTCGCCGCTGGTGATCCCCGGCCTGGTGCTCGGTGTGGCCATCGCCTTCGTGTACCTGCGCAGCCCGCTGCCCATCTACGGCACGTTGTTCATCCTGCTGATCGCCTACTGCACCCGGTACCTGCCCTATGGCATGCGGTACGCGGTGAGCGGGATGCAGACCATCGGCGCGGAGCTCGAGGAGTCCGCCCTGGTCAGCGGAGCCGGTTGGTGGGCCACCTTCCGCCGGGTGCTGCTGCCGCTCATCGCCCCGGCGCTGCTGGCCGGCTGGGTCTACATCTTCGTCGTCTCCTTCCGGGAGCTGTCCTCCTCGATCCTGCTGTACACGCCGGGCAACGAGGTGTTGTCGATCTCGATCTGGGAGCTCTACGCGAACGCCCGCTTCGGAGAACTGTCCGCACTCGGGGTGCTGATGGTGCTCATCCTCGCCGTCCTGGTGGGAGTCGCCTACAAGATCGGCGCCAGTGTCGGCCTGAAGTCCGACTGA
- a CDS encoding ABC transporter ATP-binding protein yields MTMLTITNLVKSFGSEAGKRAKARSGSSKKGTDAGQDAGPARVFAVNDISLEVGEGEMFTLLGPSGCGKTTTLRAVAGLERPDSGRIVVGDRPLFEGGSTRHLNVPANQRGLGMVFQSYAIWPHMTVFDNVAFPLQVRKRATRPGKREIQERVAKVLETMELGHLADRQATKLSGGQQQRLALARAVVIEPPLMLLDEPLSNLDAKLRESLRYELKRLQRDLGITSIYVTHDQIEALALSTTIAVMKEGNVLQTGRPRQVYETPNSKFVAEFIGTSNFLRGTVAGREGGNVDVDTEAGRVRLESSVNIPVGEEVIAAVRPECLEISTTRWGNRPNEWAGTVTNRAFLGDAVDHIVRVGQGSLRVRGNPATSIEPGTEVYLATDPSKVTLVPVG; encoded by the coding sequence ATGACCATGTTGACGATCACCAACCTCGTGAAGAGCTTCGGCAGCGAGGCCGGCAAGCGCGCGAAGGCGCGCAGCGGCAGCAGCAAGAAGGGCACCGACGCGGGCCAGGATGCGGGGCCGGCGCGGGTATTCGCCGTCAACGACATCAGCCTGGAGGTCGGCGAGGGCGAGATGTTCACCCTCCTCGGCCCGTCCGGCTGCGGGAAGACCACCACACTGCGGGCCGTGGCCGGCCTCGAGCGTCCGGACTCCGGGCGGATCGTGGTCGGGGACCGTCCGCTCTTCGAAGGGGGCAGCACCCGCCACCTCAACGTGCCGGCCAACCAGCGCGGGCTGGGCATGGTCTTCCAGTCCTACGCCATCTGGCCGCACATGACCGTCTTCGACAACGTCGCGTTCCCCCTGCAGGTGCGCAAGCGGGCCACCCGGCCCGGCAAGCGGGAGATCCAGGAGCGCGTGGCCAAGGTCCTGGAGACCATGGAGCTCGGCCATCTCGCCGACCGGCAGGCCACCAAGCTCTCCGGTGGCCAGCAGCAGCGCCTGGCACTGGCCCGAGCGGTCGTGATCGAGCCGCCGCTGATGCTGCTCGACGAGCCGCTGTCCAACCTCGACGCGAAGCTCCGCGAGTCGCTGCGCTACGAGCTCAAGCGTCTCCAGCGGGACCTGGGGATCACCTCCATCTACGTGACCCACGACCAGATCGAGGCCCTCGCGCTCTCCACCACCATCGCGGTGATGAAGGAGGGCAACGTGCTGCAGACCGGGCGCCCGCGCCAGGTCTACGAGACCCCCAACTCCAAGTTCGTCGCCGAGTTCATCGGGACGTCGAACTTCCTGCGCGGCACGGTCGCCGGCCGCGAGGGGGGAAACGTCGACGTGGACACCGAGGCGGGGCGGGTGCGCCTCGAGTCGTCGGTCAACATCCCGGTCGGCGAGGAGGTCATCGCCGCGGTCCGGCCCGAGTGCCTGGAGATCAGCACCACCCGCTGGGGCAACCGGCCCAACGAGTGGGCGGGCACGGTGACCAACCGGGCGTTCCTCGGTGACGCGGTCGACCACATCGTCCGGGTCGGCCAGGGCAGCCTCCGGGTCCGGGGCAACCCCGCGACCTCCATCGAGCCGGGGACGGAGGTGTACCTGGCCACCGACCCGAGCAAGGTCACACTCGTGCCGGTCGGCTGA
- a CDS encoding NAD(P)-dependent oxidoreductase, producing MTGCRRVGVIGLGRMGAPIAGHLAAAGHEVLGLDPDPVAGADLPVTVRRVTEDRELAGCEVVLVVAGGTAVARILLVDGQLRPSLRDRDVLVCSTVDPEEMRRLHEAAVRDGGRLLDAPLCRGDHGARRGDLLALVGGEPAVLARCADVLSAFCSDVVHVGGPGAGQVAKLVNNMLLWSTIASVVEGLRLAEALGVQRGPLVEGLCRSSADSWVLRTWERPRELPWADEDMRLVLDAASRAGADAPVSDVVQRVIGAVRSSGVLGEGGLGSAGWALPAHPVGEEAPGG from the coding sequence ATGACCGGTTGCCGCAGGGTGGGCGTGATCGGCCTGGGCCGGATGGGGGCGCCGATCGCCGGGCACCTCGCCGCCGCCGGGCACGAGGTCCTCGGCCTGGACCCCGATCCGGTCGCCGGGGCGGACCTGCCGGTCACGGTCCGCCGGGTCACCGAGGACCGCGAGCTGGCCGGGTGCGAGGTCGTCCTGGTGGTGGCCGGCGGCACGGCGGTCGCCCGGATCCTGCTGGTCGACGGGCAGTTGCGCCCCTCCTTGCGGGACCGGGACGTGCTGGTCTGCTCCACCGTCGACCCGGAGGAGATGCGCCGCCTGCACGAGGCCGCGGTCCGGGACGGCGGCCGGCTGCTGGATGCGCCGCTGTGCCGCGGCGATCACGGAGCCCGGCGAGGCGACCTGCTGGCGCTGGTCGGGGGAGAGCCGGCGGTGCTGGCGCGCTGCGCGGACGTGCTCTCGGCGTTCTGTTCCGATGTCGTGCACGTGGGCGGCCCTGGCGCGGGTCAGGTGGCCAAGTTGGTCAACAACATGCTGCTGTGGTCGACCATCGCCTCGGTGGTGGAGGGGCTGCGCCTGGCCGAGGCCCTGGGTGTCCAGCGTGGGCCGCTGGTCGAGGGGCTGTGCAGGAGCAGCGCCGACTCCTGGGTGCTGCGCACCTGGGAGCGGCCCCGCGAACTGCCGTGGGCCGACGAGGACATGCGCCTGGTCCTGGACGCCGCGTCACGGGCCGGCGCCGATGCGCCGGTCTCCGACGTCGTCCAGCGGGTCATCGGCGCCGTCCGGAGCTCGGGGGTGCTGGGCGAGGGTGGCTTAGGGTCAGCGGGCTGGGCGCTGCCGGCGCACCCTGTCGGCGAAGAGGCGCCGGGGGGTTGA